From a region of the Methanolobus tindarius DSM 2278 genome:
- a CDS encoding prephenate dehydrogenase, with amino-acid sequence MKVLIIGGTGEMGQWFTPFFKNHGYEVVVWGSSGKVEVAERMGVEFASDLDAEIGTSDIVIVTVPINITERVISETAPKMKSGSLLMDFTSLKVGPTEAMKKYAPEDVEILGTHPMFGPSIPSLHGQIFILTPIEGRCDKWFPVMRSLFEDNGAHIEVITPAEHDRFVSVVQGLTHFAYITIGTTFDALDFSVNESRRFMSPVYDIMLDFVGRILGQNPYLYAYIQMENPEVLKVHDAFMNQCSEMSSIVRKKDVEAFTNKMKDAAVHFGDTASALRRSDKLINSKIAEFDRLLDSIGQEIGVRHIYSGIVHTGIIKKVSPRDVVLECGSRMVPLKIENIRLLDEEELHEWKLENLEHHLRDISVLIPEEANADVIMELVSCNDDIVSIEIIDRYEGVEGTKRLSVTFRVMIMGDVEAEKVHLGIERQLMGIGCSIRGW; translated from the coding sequence TTGAAAGTCCTTATCATAGGCGGTACCGGTGAAATGGGGCAGTGGTTCACTCCTTTCTTTAAGAACCACGGTTACGAGGTTGTTGTCTGGGGCAGCAGTGGTAAAGTTGAAGTTGCTGAGCGAATGGGTGTTGAGTTTGCCAGCGACCTTGATGCTGAAATAGGTACCAGTGACATTGTTATCGTAACAGTACCCATCAATATAACCGAGAGGGTTATCAGTGAAACTGCACCCAAGATGAAGAGTGGAAGCCTGCTTATGGATTTCACTTCCCTAAAGGTCGGACCAACTGAAGCCATGAAGAAGTATGCTCCCGAAGATGTGGAGATACTCGGTACCCACCCTATGTTCGGACCATCCATACCAAGCCTGCATGGGCAGATCTTTATTTTAACACCCATCGAAGGACGATGTGATAAATGGTTCCCTGTTATGCGCTCACTTTTTGAGGATAACGGAGCACACATCGAAGTGATCACACCAGCAGAGCATGACAGGTTCGTTTCCGTTGTGCAGGGACTCACTCACTTTGCATACATCACCATAGGAACCACCTTTGATGCTCTTGATTTCAGCGTGAATGAATCAAGGAGATTCATGAGCCCGGTCTACGATATCATGCTTGATTTCGTTGGCAGGATACTCGGACAGAACCCATACCTCTACGCATACATCCAGATGGAGAACCCGGAAGTTCTCAAAGTGCATGATGCTTTCATGAACCAATGCAGCGAGATGTCATCCATTGTCAGAAAAAAGGATGTTGAAGCCTTCACCAACAAAATGAAGGATGCAGCTGTGCATTTTGGAGATACTGCATCGGCACTCCGCAGGTCTGACAAACTCATAAACTCAAAAATTGCTGAATTTGACAGGCTGCTTGATTCCATTGGACAGGAAATTGGTGTCAGGCACATCTATTCAGGTATAGTGCACACAGGAATTATCAAGAAAGTAAGTCCTAGAGACGTTGTTCTTGAATGCGGCAGCAGGATGGTACCTCTGAAAATAGAGAACATCCGTCTTTTAGATGAAGAGGAACTGCATGAGTGGAAACTCGAAAACCTCGAACATCATTTAAGAGATATTTCAGTGTTGATTCCCGAGGAAGCCAATGCTGATGTAATTATGGAACTTGTTTCCTGCAATGACGACATCGTTTCAATTGAGATAATTGACAGGTATGAGGGTGTTGAGGGAACTAAGCGGCTGAGTGTTACATTCCGTGTAATGATAATGGGTGATGTTGAAGCTGAGAAAGTGCATCTGGGAATTGAGAGGCAACTGATGGGGATTGGTTGTAGTATTCGTGGATGGTAA
- a CDS encoding signal recognition particle protein Srp54, whose amino-acid sequence MVMDKLGNSLQDALKKIVKSGRIDERTVNEVVKDIQRALLQSDVNVKLVMQMSKHIKERALKEEVPSGMSPREHVIRIVYQELINIIGKSTDIPLKPQTIMMIGLQGSGKTTTTSKLARYFQRKGLKPGVVCADTFRPGAYQQLKTLCTKLNVAFYGEEGNPDAVGIVERGLKELEKNDILIVDTAGRHSLESDLITEMEEIHAVAKPDYKLLVLDGAIGQQASEQARAFNESIGISGVVISKLDGTAKGGGALSAVSETNSSIAFIGIGETPDDLERFEADRFISRLLGMGDIKSLIEKAEEALGEEDFDMESMLRGKFTLKDMYKQLESLNKMGPMKQIMQMLPLGGMGAKIPEDAYQVTGDKLGRYRVLMDSMTEEEMLNPRIIGSARIKRIARGSGCAPEDVRELLKYHKMMQTAMKGFRGGKFNMQKMMKKMGM is encoded by the coding sequence ATGGTAATGGATAAACTCGGGAATTCCCTGCAGGATGCCCTTAAGAAAATAGTAAAATCTGGACGTATCGACGAGCGTACCGTTAACGAGGTCGTCAAGGATATCCAGAGGGCTTTGCTTCAGTCAGACGTAAATGTCAAGCTTGTAATGCAGATGTCAAAGCACATCAAAGAGCGTGCACTGAAAGAAGAAGTACCCTCAGGAATGAGCCCCAGAGAACATGTAATTAGAATTGTTTACCAGGAACTCATTAATATCATCGGTAAGAGTACCGACATTCCCCTCAAACCACAGACCATCATGATGATAGGTTTGCAGGGTAGCGGTAAAACTACCACAACATCAAAACTTGCACGCTACTTCCAGAGGAAAGGACTGAAACCCGGTGTGGTTTGTGCTGACACATTCAGGCCAGGTGCATACCAGCAGCTGAAGACTCTCTGTACTAAACTTAATGTTGCATTCTACGGAGAAGAAGGCAATCCGGATGCAGTAGGAATCGTTGAAAGAGGTCTTAAAGAACTCGAGAAAAACGACATTCTCATTGTGGATACTGCCGGACGTCACTCACTTGAAAGTGACCTCATCACAGAGATGGAAGAAATACATGCTGTGGCAAAACCTGATTACAAGCTCTTGGTACTTGACGGTGCAATCGGCCAGCAGGCGAGCGAACAGGCACGTGCATTCAATGAGTCCATCGGAATATCCGGTGTTGTAATCTCAAAACTTGACGGTACCGCAAAAGGTGGTGGAGCGCTCTCCGCTGTTTCTGAAACAAACTCATCCATCGCATTCATTGGTATTGGTGAAACGCCTGATGACCTTGAAAGGTTTGAAGCTGACAGGTTTATCTCAAGGCTTCTTGGAATGGGTGATATCAAGAGTCTTATTGAAAAGGCAGAGGAAGCACTCGGTGAAGAAGACTTTGATATGGAATCAATGCTTCGTGGAAAGTTCACTCTGAAAGATATGTACAAACAGCTTGAAAGTCTCAACAAGATGGGACCAATGAAGCAAATTATGCAGATGCTGCCTCTTGGAGGAATGGGTGCCAAAATACCGGAAGATGCATATCAGGTGACGGGTGACAAACTCGGACGTTACAGAGTCCTTATGGATTCAATGACAGAAGAGGAAATGCTCAATCCAAGGATCATCGGCAGTGCCCGTATTAAGAGGATTGCCAGAGGTTCAGGCTGTGCTCCTGAAGATGTCAGAGAGCTCTTAAAATATCATAAGATGATGCAGACTGCCATGAAAGGATTCCGTGGCGGAAAGTTCAATATGCAAAAAATGATGAAGAAAATGGGAATGTGA
- a CDS encoding phosphoribosyltransferase, which produces MALPDKFKCVVTNWDYIYDLCREVANEVKASGYEPDMIVALARGGWFAGRVLCDFLGLDDLTSLKIEHYLGTALAGDEPQIKYPLADKAVAGKKILIVDDIADTGKSLMRSFEYVNEQNPIEVRTAALQYLDSSEYNPDFVGERLEEWAWVVFPWNFIEDMTDLISTLMTKEDKELWDVASIRHGLYMYHSLDSFAFEIAQPGRLPEILEEMHRRGVVCSVNEDGKQYWKLAE; this is translated from the coding sequence ATGGCCTTACCTGACAAATTCAAATGTGTTGTTACAAACTGGGATTACATTTATGACCTGTGCAGAGAAGTTGCAAACGAAGTGAAAGCTTCAGGTTACGAACCAGATATGATAGTTGCCCTTGCAAGAGGCGGATGGTTTGCAGGTCGTGTATTATGTGATTTTCTTGGTCTTGATGACCTCACAAGTCTTAAGATTGAACACTACCTTGGAACTGCACTTGCAGGTGATGAGCCACAAATAAAATACCCTCTTGCCGACAAAGCTGTTGCAGGGAAGAAAATCCTGATTGTAGATGACATTGCAGACACTGGTAAGAGTCTCATGCGCTCCTTTGAATATGTAAATGAACAGAACCCCATAGAAGTCAGGACTGCAGCTCTCCAATATCTGGATTCCTCTGAATATAACCCTGATTTTGTAGGAGAACGTCTTGAAGAATGGGCATGGGTTGTTTTCCCATGGAATTTTATTGAGGACATGACCGATCTCATCTCAACCCTCATGACAAAAGAGGATAAGGAACTCTGGGATGTTGCTTCCATAAGGCATGGTCTTTACATGTATCACTCACTTGACTCATTTGCATTTGAGATTGCACAACCCGGAAGGCTTCCTGAGATTCTAGAAGAGATGCATCGCAGAGGCGTTGTATGCTCTGTGAATGAGGATGGAAAACAGTACTGGAAACTTGCTGAATAA
- the aroE gene encoding shikimate dehydrogenase, which produces MNTVFGVFGDPIAHSKSPDMHNAAFRELGMNCTYHAFRVSPENLKDALLGAKAMGFGGVNLTVPLKQEALKIVDADPLAEGIGAVNTVDFKDGMVGYNTDGLGAKRSLEEKGVKIKGSNVLIVGAGGASRAIAFQFAKDGADITIANRTEEKAIELAAGVSKVGNAKGCGLENLKQLIADSDILINCTTLGMHPKTEGTIARAEDMHSELTVFDIVYNPLETTLLKEAKKAGAKAVTGEMMLVYQGAEAFKIWTGVEPPIEVMKKAVLEGF; this is translated from the coding sequence TTGAACACGGTTTTTGGTGTATTTGGTGACCCGATAGCACATTCCAAATCACCCGACATGCATAATGCAGCTTTCAGGGAACTTGGCATGAACTGCACATACCATGCTTTCAGGGTCAGCCCTGAGAATCTGAAGGATGCGCTTCTTGGAGCTAAAGCCATGGGTTTTGGCGGAGTGAACCTTACTGTTCCACTGAAACAGGAAGCATTGAAGATAGTCGATGCTGACCCGCTGGCAGAAGGAATTGGTGCTGTGAACACCGTTGACTTCAAGGATGGAATGGTCGGTTACAATACCGACGGACTTGGTGCAAAACGCAGCCTTGAGGAAAAAGGAGTGAAGATTAAGGGTTCCAATGTACTGATAGTTGGTGCAGGTGGAGCTTCAAGAGCCATCGCATTCCAGTTTGCAAAGGACGGAGCGGACATCACCATAGCCAACAGGACTGAGGAAAAGGCTATCGAGCTTGCAGCCGGTGTGTCGAAAGTTGGTAATGCAAAAGGCTGTGGACTTGAGAATTTGAAGCAACTGATTGCAGATAGTGATATACTCATCAATTGCACCACTCTCGGAATGCATCCAAAGACCGAGGGAACAATAGCAAGAGCAGAGGACATGCATTCAGAACTTACTGTATTTGATATCGTTTACAACCCTCTGGAAACCACCCTTCTGAAAGAGGCAAAGAAAGCCGGAGCTAAAGCTGTCACCGGTGAGATGATGCTTGTCTACCAGGGTGCAGAGGCATTCAAGATATGGACTGGCGTTGAGCCACCAATTGAAGTTATGAAGAAAGCGGTATTGGAGGGCTTCTGA
- the aroD gene encoding type I 3-dehydroquinate dehydratase, whose protein sequence is MVKIGNFDLDEKPAIVSVIDDDPAENAKAANWLGANVLELRLDLLNFSDLEEAKKTIERIKVNTNLPCIATNRLQSDGGKWEGSEDDRIKLLVDIMPFVEAVDIELSADEDQRNKVIAAAKAAGVTVIVSAHDFDGTPSVEIMKKILNHAHEAGADIAKLAVMPHSTQDVLNVLQATADMKKPVCTIAMGEIGKHSRIVAPCYGSRLTYGAIAQAVAPGQIKIHELKSALEILF, encoded by the coding sequence ATGGTAAAGATAGGAAACTTTGACCTTGATGAAAAGCCCGCTATCGTTTCAGTGATAGACGATGACCCGGCAGAGAATGCAAAAGCTGCAAACTGGCTGGGTGCAAATGTTCTTGAGCTGAGGCTTGATCTTCTCAATTTTTCAGACCTTGAAGAAGCTAAGAAGACCATTGAAAGAATAAAAGTGAATACCAACCTCCCATGTATTGCAACCAATAGATTACAATCTGACGGCGGCAAATGGGAAGGTTCAGAAGATGATAGAATAAAATTATTGGTTGACATTATGCCTTTTGTGGAAGCTGTTGATATCGAGCTTAGCGCTGACGAAGACCAGCGTAATAAAGTCATTGCAGCAGCAAAAGCAGCAGGAGTAACAGTAATTGTTTCTGCTCATGATTTTGATGGAACTCCTTCTGTTGAGATCATGAAAAAGATACTCAATCATGCACATGAAGCCGGTGCTGATATTGCAAAACTTGCAGTCATGCCACACTCTACACAGGATGTGCTGAACGTACTCCAGGCAACTGCTGACATGAAAAAACCAGTGTGCACCATTGCAATGGGCGAGATCGGCAAACACAGCCGCATTGTAGCTCCATGTTACGGTTCAAGACTCACATACGGAGCAATAGCACAGGCTGTTGCACCTGGACAGATAAAGATACACGAACTTAAATCAGCCCTGGAGATTCTCTTTTGA
- a CDS encoding GMP synthase subunit A, with protein sequence MRELKILVINNYGQFCHLIHRSVRDMDMETKIVANTTPVEEILEEEPDGLILSGGPTMERAGICSEYVESIDLPILGICLGHQIIAKTFGGEVGSGNSGGYADIEVEIVEEDDLLKGLGPKTSVWASHADEVVRMPEGFIQLARSNICECEAMRHEDRPIFGVQWHPEVAHTEKGEQLLTNFFEVCENY encoded by the coding sequence ATGAGAGAGTTAAAAATCCTTGTTATCAACAATTACGGGCAGTTCTGCCACCTTATCCACCGTTCAGTAAGGGATATGGACATGGAAACAAAGATAGTAGCCAACACAACACCAGTTGAAGAGATCCTCGAAGAGGAGCCAGATGGGCTGATACTCAGTGGTGGTCCCACAATGGAACGTGCTGGAATATGTTCCGAATACGTGGAAAGCATTGACCTTCCAATTCTTGGAATTTGTCTTGGACACCAGATTATTGCTAAGACTTTTGGCGGCGAGGTTGGTTCCGGAAACTCCGGTGGCTATGCAGATATAGAAGTTGAGATCGTGGAAGAAGATGATCTTCTGAAAGGACTTGGTCCTAAGACCTCAGTCTGGGCTTCACATGCAGATGAAGTTGTCAGAATGCCCGAAGGCTTCATTCAGCTTGCAAGGTCTAACATTTGTGAATGTGAGGCAATGAGGCATGAAGACAGGCCAATATTTGGGGTCCAGTGGCATCCGGAAGTTGCTCACACAGAAAAAGGAGAACAGTTGTTGACGAATTTCTTTGAGGTATGTGAGAACTATTAG
- a CDS encoding 3-dehydroquinate synthase II, which yields MNNKIIWIKADEGNWDERKAVITTGMESGVDAIMVDAADVEKVKELGNVKVAAFSSNPVDGAEIVVVGKGGEGDGTKPLPPDYAGSLDITTALRLKEKGLKVAGYVIIRNKDYENFAAEMGSICDYLVTIGTDWQVIPLENLIAGLQKENVMLLSGVQNSEQAKLAFETMEHGTDGVMLDTKDLSTIKKTAEVAETAGVKNLAIQTAVVTRVEAIGMGDRVCVDTCNLMVRGEGMLVGSQANGMFLVHSESEESPYVASRPFRVNAGAVHAYIKVGEKTRYLSELKAGDQVTIVDGDGKQRTGVVGRVKIERRPLILVEADLNGKIIKNILQNAETIKLVTKDKEPIAVTDVKVGDEILVHSEDIGRHFGMKIEETIIEK from the coding sequence ATGAATAATAAGATAATCTGGATTAAAGCCGATGAAGGCAACTGGGATGAACGCAAGGCTGTAATTACCACCGGAATGGAATCCGGCGTAGATGCAATTATGGTTGATGCTGCTGATGTTGAGAAGGTAAAAGAGCTTGGAAATGTGAAAGTAGCAGCTTTCTCCTCAAACCCTGTTGATGGTGCTGAAATTGTTGTAGTGGGAAAAGGCGGAGAAGGAGACGGAACAAAGCCATTGCCACCAGACTATGCTGGATCTCTTGACATTACAACAGCTCTTCGCCTGAAAGAAAAAGGACTCAAGGTTGCAGGATACGTCATAATCCGCAACAAGGATTACGAGAACTTTGCAGCAGAAATGGGAAGCATCTGTGATTATCTCGTTACAATAGGCACTGACTGGCAGGTCATTCCACTGGAGAACCTTATTGCAGGACTTCAGAAGGAGAATGTAATGCTTCTCTCCGGCGTCCAGAATTCAGAGCAAGCAAAACTTGCATTCGAGACAATGGAACACGGAACCGACGGTGTAATGCTTGACACAAAGGACCTGAGTACCATCAAGAAGACAGCGGAAGTTGCAGAAACAGCCGGTGTCAAGAACCTTGCAATCCAGACTGCTGTTGTCACAAGAGTTGAGGCAATCGGTATGGGTGACAGGGTTTGTGTTGACACATGCAATCTCATGGTAAGAGGAGAGGGAATGCTTGTGGGTTCACAGGCAAACGGAATGTTCCTCGTGCACTCTGAATCCGAGGAAAGTCCATACGTTGCTTCACGTCCATTCAGAGTCAACGCAGGTGCAGTTCACGCTTATATTAAGGTAGGAGAGAAAACACGCTACCTTTCAGAGCTTAAAGCAGGTGATCAGGTCACAATAGTAGATGGTGACGGTAAGCAGAGAACAGGCGTTGTCGGTCGGGTCAAGATAGAGAGAAGACCACTTATTCTTGTGGAAGCAGACCTAAATGGAAAGATAATCAAGAACATTTTGCAGAATGCAGAAACCATCAAACTCGTCACAAAGGACAAAGAACCAATAGCTGTTACAGATGTCAAGGTAGGCGATGAAATACTTGTTCACTCAGAAGATATTGGTCGTCACTTCGGAATGAAGATCGAAGAGACAATAATCGAGAAATAA
- a CDS encoding ATPase domain-containing protein, with the protein METKFTGIDGFDEILGGGITAPSTILIAGNTGSGRTILGVQSLCEAARNGEKVLYICITTQSENSIRESLSEYSFYEEALNVHIFNVSSVERDPLTMLVELGNIVNSVKPDRILIDPITPIGFGFPEAERRRFIYSLNSAIVEWNAVVYLTGTMSKSDVCRSVISDVADGIVHLSQEIQRRGSKRMITIIKMNRPNYIDGEHSFSINSNGVTIYPRITAPVVEETAQINRISAGIPKFDELSRGGLFELSATLIAGNTGTGKTLFGLNFIVEGAKNGEPGIISTFEDSPAELRRYAASLGLELEELEKQGLIRIIYTPPSEINACRHTIELRNYIQEMGAKRVLLDDISGFDYVFDTQIAKREHIANLIRLFKNMSVTSMFISGNMAAGSNILQTEIPVSSLADVLILLKHMDIGKEIRKTMSILKMHGSDHEKHLISYDISSEGVIIGEFLKDI; encoded by the coding sequence TTGGAAACAAAATTCACAGGAATAGACGGTTTCGATGAGATACTGGGCGGTGGGATAACTGCCCCATCCACAATACTCATAGCAGGTAATACAGGCAGCGGAAGAACCATACTTGGAGTCCAGAGCTTGTGTGAAGCAGCGCGTAACGGTGAAAAGGTACTTTACATCTGCATCACAACACAATCAGAGAATTCCATAAGAGAATCACTATCTGAGTATTCATTTTATGAGGAAGCCCTGAATGTACACATATTTAATGTCAGCTCCGTTGAAAGAGATCCTCTTACAATGCTGGTAGAACTTGGAAACATAGTGAACTCCGTCAAACCTGACAGGATACTTATCGACCCCATAACACCTATTGGATTTGGTTTCCCGGAAGCTGAAAGGAGAAGATTTATCTACTCACTAAATTCAGCCATAGTCGAATGGAATGCTGTTGTTTACCTTACAGGAACCATGTCAAAATCTGATGTTTGCAGATCAGTTATCAGCGATGTGGCAGATGGTATTGTTCATCTGTCCCAGGAGATCCAGAGAAGAGGCAGCAAACGGATGATAACAATAATCAAGATGAATCGTCCCAATTATATTGATGGTGAGCATAGTTTCAGCATAAATTCCAATGGGGTTACTATTTATCCAAGAATTACCGCACCAGTTGTTGAAGAAACAGCACAGATTAACAGAATCAGTGCAGGCATTCCTAAGTTTGATGAATTGAGCAGAGGCGGCCTTTTTGAATTATCAGCTACATTGATAGCCGGAAATACCGGAACAGGGAAAACACTGTTTGGGCTAAATTTTATTGTTGAGGGTGCCAAAAACGGTGAACCCGGAATAATCAGTACTTTTGAGGACAGCCCGGCCGAACTTAGGCGCTATGCAGCAAGTCTTGGGCTTGAACTTGAAGAACTGGAAAAACAGGGATTAATACGAATAATTTACACGCCACCTTCTGAGATTAATGCATGCAGACACACAATCGAACTTCGCAACTACATTCAGGAAATGGGAGCAAAAAGAGTTCTACTGGATGATATTTCAGGCTTTGATTATGTTTTCGATACCCAGATCGCAAAAAGAGAACATATTGCCAACCTGATACGGCTCTTCAAAAATATGAGTGTTACATCCATGTTTATTAGCGGAAACATGGCTGCTGGAAGCAATATACTTCAGACAGAGATACCTGTATCATCACTTGCAGATGTGCTGATACTTCTCAAGCATATGGATATTGGCAAAGAAATCAGAAAAACCATGTCCATTCTGAAAATGCATGGCAGTGACCATGAGAAGCACCTTATAAGCTACGACATAAGTTCTGAAGGAGTCATCATCGGCGAATTCCTGAAAGATATCTGA
- a CDS encoding ATP-dependent nuclease, with translation MLLKKVIIENYRSIEHLEIDIKQIAGCRFHTFFGINEVGKSNILKAIGLLAPEKTVQYRVDCNKAAMKKSEPIIIKFFFGLTKKDEVKQILASYDVKLTIADGFRNAIEPFYIEKRIQFDENSSRQEAYIIHQSKEMYDILFQNEDKSLGATIGKLLVGTGDFVERNKVEKCVNDQAKKAIDKLVPPIIYWKYSPEYLITKPINLEEFKNKTETSIPLKHIFQLLNYNGEEIVKIVNLIQKEFDTRKELEKDMSQAITKQINKIWPEHQINIGIRMEETNLCHIYVEDKDNTNQTFSMEQRSDGFKQFISILLSLSVKNRAKQLVNNIILLDEPEISLHPGSIQCLRDELMQIGIQNIVLASSHSIFMVDKKNLERHYTVKKEDSKTMVKCVDPNNPLEDEVIYNSLGTSIFELIQPNILVLEGRTDKDIFDSFTDKLKDEIKPAKFQTIVATGTGEISKYVKFFHSRYINGFVLVDSDNAGRGALESIRAGDPDIMNNCFEIKDLADISKDDAEMEDILPERVIIESVNELYGFRFTPTNNKPIISQIKSAVRTQSDTAFDYAILKKHITQKVMDDIANKSAEELKREYPAYIKLLKRIHCKIKDVYENSK, from the coding sequence ATGTTATTGAAAAAAGTTATTATTGAAAATTATCGAAGCATTGAACATCTTGAAATTGATATAAAACAAATTGCAGGCTGTAGATTCCACACATTTTTTGGCATAAATGAAGTTGGAAAAAGTAACATACTGAAAGCAATTGGCCTTTTAGCCCCTGAAAAAACAGTCCAATACAGAGTCGATTGCAATAAAGCTGCAATGAAAAAGAGCGAACCAATAATAATCAAATTTTTCTTTGGACTAACAAAAAAAGATGAAGTGAAACAGATTTTAGCTTCTTATGATGTAAAATTAACTATAGCAGATGGTTTTAGAAATGCGATTGAACCTTTTTACATCGAAAAAAGAATACAGTTTGATGAAAATTCAAGCAGACAAGAAGCCTATATAATTCATCAATCCAAAGAAATGTATGATATCCTTTTCCAAAATGAAGACAAAAGTCTGGGAGCTACTATTGGAAAATTACTCGTTGGAACAGGAGATTTTGTAGAGAGGAATAAAGTTGAAAAATGCGTCAATGACCAAGCAAAAAAAGCAATTGACAAACTTGTTCCACCGATTATTTACTGGAAGTATTCACCAGAATACCTCATAACTAAACCCATAAATCTAGAAGAGTTTAAAAATAAAACCGAGACATCCATTCCACTGAAACATATTTTTCAGCTATTAAACTACAATGGAGAAGAAATAGTTAAGATTGTAAATTTAATACAAAAAGAGTTTGATACTCGAAAGGAGCTCGAAAAAGATATGTCTCAGGCCATTACTAAACAAATAAATAAAATATGGCCAGAACATCAGATCAATATTGGAATCAGAATGGAAGAAACTAATCTTTGCCATATTTATGTCGAAGATAAAGACAATACTAATCAAACATTTAGTATGGAACAAAGAAGTGATGGGTTCAAACAGTTTATATCCATACTACTTTCATTATCTGTAAAAAACAGAGCAAAACAATTAGTAAATAATATAATTTTGTTGGATGAGCCTGAAATAAGTCTGCATCCCGGGAGTATCCAATGTCTCCGTGACGAATTAATGCAAATTGGAATTCAGAATATTGTTCTAGCTTCTTCACACTCTATTTTTATGGTTGATAAAAAGAATTTGGAGAGGCACTATACCGTGAAGAAAGAAGACTCCAAAACTATGGTTAAGTGTGTTGATCCTAATAACCCACTTGAAGATGAAGTAATATATAATTCATTAGGCACTTCTATTTTTGAATTAATTCAACCTAATATTTTAGTTTTAGAAGGAAGAACAGATAAAGACATTTTTGATTCATTTACAGATAAATTAAAGGATGAAATAAAGCCTGCAAAATTCCAAACCATAGTAGCAACTGGGACAGGAGAGATTTCAAAATATGTTAAATTTTTCCATAGCCGATACATAAATGGATTTGTGTTAGTAGATTCAGATAATGCTGGAAGAGGGGCATTAGAATCAATCCGGGCAGGAGATCCAGATATTATGAATAATTGCTTTGAAATTAAAGATTTAGCAGATATTTCTAAAGACGATGCCGAAATGGAAGATATTCTTCCAGAGAGAGTTATAATAGAATCCGTAAATGAACTTTATGGATTTAGATTCACCCCTACAAATAATAAGCCCATTATAAGCCAAATAAAATCAGCAGTTCGGACACAATCAGATACAGCTTTTGACTATGCTATTTTGAAGAAACACATTACTCAGAAAGTAATGGATGATATTGCAAACAAATCTGCTGAGGAGCTAAAAAGAGAATATCCAGCATACATAAAATTACTTAAGAGAATACATTGCAAAATAAAAGATGTGTATGAAAATTCCAAATGA
- a CDS encoding 2-amino-3,7-dideoxy-D-threo-hept-6-ulosonate synthase has product MSEIGKKIRIERIMHRDSRNIVIIPMDHGISDGPIKGLIDVADTINKVAEGGADAVLMQKGIVNHGHRGYGHDVGLIVHMSASTILGPDPNNKVQVCSVEEVMKMGADAVSIHVNVGSETEADQLQKLGSVAEECNYWGMPLLAMMYPRGKEIINPHDPELIAHVARVGAELGADVVKTLYTGNPDTFKDVVQGCPVPIVIAGGPKTNTDEEFLQMIEGAMEGGARGVAIGRNVFQHENPTKITKAITEIVHYKKSVEEALEMLK; this is encoded by the coding sequence ATGTCAGAAATTGGTAAAAAGATCCGTATCGAAAGAATCATGCACAGAGACAGCAGAAACATCGTGATAATCCCAATGGACCACGGAATATCTGATGGCCCAATAAAAGGACTCATTGATGTTGCTGACACCATCAACAAGGTAGCAGAAGGCGGTGCAGATGCAGTTCTCATGCAGAAAGGCATAGTAAACCACGGCCACAGAGGATACGGACATGATGTGGGACTCATAGTTCACATGAGCGCATCCACAATCCTTGGACCAGATCCTAATAACAAGGTTCAGGTATGCTCTGTTGAAGAAGTCATGAAAATGGGAGCAGATGCAGTTTCCATCCACGTGAACGTAGGTTCCGAAACAGAAGCAGACCAGCTCCAGAAACTTGGAAGCGTGGCTGAGGAGTGCAACTACTGGGGAATGCCTCTTCTTGCAATGATGTACCCACGTGGAAAAGAAATCATCAACCCGCATGACCCTGAACTTATAGCACATGTTGCCAGAGTTGGCGCAGAACTTGGTGCAGATGTTGTAAAAACATTATACACCGGCAACCCGGATACATTCAAAGACGTAGTGCAGGGTTGTCCAGTACCAATAGTGATTGCAGGAGGACCAAAAACCAATACAGATGAAGAATTCCTCCAGATGATCGAAGGTGCTATGGAAGGTGGTGCAAGGGGTGTTGCAATAGGAAGGAACGTATTCCAGCACGAGAACCCTACAAAAATTACAAAAGCCATTACAGAGATAGTGCACTACAAAAAGTCAGTTGAAGAAGCACTGGAAATGCTGAAATAA